One window of the Yamadazyma tenuis chromosome 6, complete sequence genome contains the following:
- a CDS encoding uncharacterized protein (EggNog:ENOG503NUMV; COG:O), which produces MDNIPKGTYLKLKPLQFYPEVNNWKYYLESHLTQFYTVLSKGDKAVINGYEFEVEDLSDQTVTLIDTDISFDVVPLNDIMAQQQLSLSSDTVEDIEFGIKSLQVTPFNAGKVTVFRLDILGIVSDIDICLKSDDYYNCDLIVGVDKLITLENFKFSTINDDFKIQTNGGSKHITVPLTWIQRYIDACKHDISQGFDINEVKRWIHIVPLAWEHPEDIELSVETITSSPVMTEEKGADVPVDSLKCANCGKDISKASFALHEAFCLKNNVRCPRCSTVFLGSIPSSHWHCDDCDQFSDSSLFQFKHQKLNHQKFTCGKCDDVTVYSTFVDLVIEHKSAGCPKKLHECKFCHLILEQEESTYVDTFANLTHHENSCGNKTDECSECGRLVKRKDFHTHFKMHQLDTSAKVENFKLNFRKCTNENCINASSQDNSLGLCGSCYGPLYSQLYDPENVKLQSRIERRYVLQLNKGCEFTNCINSECKRNTIEPQSLKLIMKYVNERLMSYISTPALPVNKLKPVHPNKFWFCVTDSMNLKMDLFRAFADNYDPNVTNRRSA; this is translated from the exons ATGGACAACATCCCAAAGGGCACttatttgaagttgaagccCCTTCAATTTTATCCTGAAGTAAACAACTGGAAGTATTATCTTGAATCACATCTCACCCAATTCTACACGGTGCTTTCCAAGGGCGATAAGGCTGTCATCAACGGCTACGAGTTTGAGGTTGAAGATCTCAGTGATCAAACGGTTACTTTGATTGATACTGATATATCTTTCGATGTTGTTCCATTGAATGATATAATGGCCCAGCAGCAGCTCTCTCTCAGTTCGGATACTGTAGAAGACATTGAGTTTGGTATCAAGTCTTTACAGGTAACACCATTTAATGCTGGGAAAGTGACGGTCTTTCGTCTTGATATACTTGGTATCGTGTCTGATATTGACATATGTTTGAAGCTGGATGATTACTACAATTGTGATTTAATTGTGGGTgtggacaagttgattacattggaaaacttcaagttttcaaccATCAATGATGACTTTAAGATACAGACTAATGGCGGCTCGAAGCACATAACAGTGCCGTTGACGTGGATACAACGATATATTGATGCATGTAAACATGATATTTCCCAAGGttttgatatcaatgaGGTAAAACGGTGGATTCATATAGTACCATTAGCCTGGGAGCACCCAGAAGATATAGAGCTTTCAGTGGAAACGATCACTTCCTCTCCGGTGATGACTGAAGAGAAAGGTGCTGATGTTCCAGTTGATTCTCTCAAGTGTGCAAATTGTGGTAAGGATATTTCAAAAGCTTCCTTTGCACTTCATGAAgctttttgtttgaagaacaacGTCCGATGTCCCAGATGTAGCACCGTCTTCCTCGGATCCATTCCTCTGTCGCACTGGCACTGTGATGACTGTGACCAGTTTTCAGACTCTAGCTTGTTCCAGTTCAAGCACCAAAAGCTAAATCACCAGAAGTTTACATGCGGTAAGTGTGATGATGTAACTGTCTACTCGACGTTTGTGGATCTTGTGATCGAACACAAATCGGCTGGTTGTCCCAAAAAGCTTCATGAATGCAAATTCTGCCACTTAATTCTAGAACAAGAAGAGTCCACATACGTTGATACATTTGCTAACTTGACACATCACGAAAACTCGTGTGGGAACAAAACTGATGAGTGCTCCGAGTGTGGCCGCTTAGTAAAGAGAAAGGACTTCCATACCCACTTCAAAATGCATCAGCTCGACACTAGTGCTAAAGTagagaacttcaagttgaatttcCGAAAGTGCACCAATGAAAACTGCATCAACGCTTCATCGCAGGACAATTCACTAGGGCTTTGTGGCCTGTGCTATGGACCCCTTTACAGTCAACTTTACGATCCTGAGAATGTCAAATTGCAATCCAGAATAGAAAGAAGATATGTTTTGCAGCTAAACAAAGGATGCGAATTCACCAACTGTATTAACTCCGAGTGCAAGCGCAACACTATAGAACCACAACTGCTCAAGCTTATTATGAAATACGTCAACGAACGCTTAATGCTGTACATTTCTACTCCAGCTTTACCTGTTAACAAGCTAAAACCTGTACACCCTAACAAATTCTGGTTCTGCGTCACCGATTCAATGAACCTTAAAATGGACCTTTTCCGGGCGTTTGCAGACAATTACGACCCAAACGTC ACTAATAGACGGAGCGCGTGA
- a CDS encoding uncharacterized protein (BUSCO:EOG09260DFH; MEROPS:MER0003909; EggNog:ENOG503NV61; COG:O) yields MPGNQSHFEELESFDVSFAPVKITKWRSYRTGLQVCYIDQPSPIVQGYFAVATEIPDDSGCPHTLEHLVFMGSQKYPYKGYLDTLGNRFYSSTNAWTSVDQTVYNITTAGWEGFKTLLPIYLEHILYPTLTDEACLTEVYHVDGKGEEKGVVFCEMQGYETQPTFQLFLKMQRTLYAKESGYSSETGGLMSELRNLTNEQIREFHKSLYRPDNLCVIITGSIDEEEMLKIMSDFDSELPLLPSKPNKRPFVDSVHDERLKESLVEEFEFPEKDESMGEILISWIGPKYDDSLTYEALEMLGYYFTENANSLFNKNFIEVENPLANEVYHSYDNYWNTGINYVFSGVPSNRLKELDEKVKKLIKEQAKPENFKLDFMKQIIRQQRLSLIFDCEKKPTHFQTCAVLDFLYSPVKSENLKKWANCTDEYDTLLTWKAEQWCQIIEEYLVKNHSATLLGKPSAELNKRIKLENKKTKEDRIAKYGEEGLKQLEEKLDKAKTKNDQPIPEELLVKFGKPDPSKINFIETKSYKQGQNDLVAGYETSGSFQDKLDADKLEENPLFFHFEDFKSQFITIHLVMSTKDVDKELLRYLSIMEEIFNMAITLPDGTYIPYEKVINTLNDDLIEFELDNGFDGQFLEFIHIKVKCEFTKYKAAVDWMYKIMTMNTIEKDRIKVIVEKIINALPEKKRSGELMMYSKQFRTLFTNDSTRRAQDPIYNEEFYKQLLDDIENDKFDKIKQDLSAFKKQLFTLNNFKVFVNGGCEQIVNPVSSWLDFIKAFEPTNELIPIKSLPRSHQFRSEIGLRCSKNVYAVTIAAIESSNLVTLTKIPVDYLEDDIFKIALASEYLNAVEGPLWRGLRGTGLCYGTSVSRNIETGYLNYSIYSSTDVEQAWSTSKKIISHYGNGTSKFEKSKVEDSISAIMNGLANGQSNLFDASMVKVADNVFRNRGPNYRAKLVAKLKTITEEELVSVMNKYFKKLFEPEHSIVFTSIPSSKGEQVQSFFQKEGYEVEIEEVSNEDLELESEEEETESEGSSDESDKNKLDLNFSMTIKITPSYKEISDRKVKARDAKFIKEWLAPESILPDSSVKDVTKWIKESGCLNDLELEITEADAPTIIENIKTKKWRAVQVAEAFGKRATLAHQLTNCLTEIFFEEGLQTAKELDEYQDKTGKTKGPLHGLPVSLKDNINVKGHATTIGMVKYCFEPEIMDTDSVIVTLLRNLGAVLYVKTNVPVAMMMPETTNHIWGNTTNPMNRLLSAGGSSGGEAALLKLKGSPIGIGSDIGGSIRIPASFQNLYALRPSFGRFPTYGARSGLPGLESVNSVNGPLSISLESMETYCKAIIGQEPWNHDAKVIQMPWRTVELPEKLNIAVVVDDGWVRPVPPVRRGMNIVINKLKEAGHEVIDWDPEDHLRASQIISGFFLSDGGVHIKEVTEPTGEPFFEYMKGYETATELPVSELWKLQAERTTLMKKFLDRWNATASQTSNNKPIDAIIMPATPFAGSPNAKFRDYVGYTSPFNMTDYAVGILPVTRAVKDLDLKDPESTNHSKTDTTIWEDYDPEEVHGGAVAVQVIGRRFEEEKVIEMLKVISKLLDHSDI; encoded by the exons ATGCCAGGGAATCAATCACATTTCGAGGAGCTTGAATCCTTTGACGTCAGTTTTGCTCCGGTGAAGATCACTAAGTGGAGATCGTATCGCACAGGTTTGCAAGTATGCTATATTGATCAGCCTTCTCCCATAGTTCAGGGATATTTTGCGGTTGCAACCGAGATTCCGGATGATTCTGGATGTCCTCATACATTAGAGCATTTGGTATTTATGGGTTCGCAGAAATATCCTTACAAGGGCTACTTAGACACCTTGGGGAATAGGTTCTACTCCTCCACCAACGCTTGGACCAGTGTTGATCAAACTGTGTACAACATCACAACTGCTGGATGGGAAGGATTCAAGACTCTTCTCCCCATTTATTTGGAGCATATTCTCTATCCAACCTTGACGGATGAAGCTTGCTTAACTGAGGTGTACCatgttgatggaaaagGAGAGGAGAAGGGGGTTGTTTTCTGTGAGATGCAGGGATATGAAACTCAACCCACTTTCcagttgttcttgaagatgcAACGTACTTTATATGCCAAAGAATCCGGATACTCTTCAGAGACGGGAGGATTGATGAGTGAACTCAGAAATTTGACAAATGAACAAATCAGAGAGTTCCACAAGAGTTTATACCGTCCTGACAATTTGTGTGTGATAATAACTGGGTCaatcgatgaagaagagatgttgaagataatgagTGACTTTGATTCTGAATTGCCTCTCTTGCCTTCGAAACCAAATAAAAGGCCATTTGTCGACTCAGTTCATGATGAGCGTTTGAAGGAATCGCTTGTAGAAGAGTTTGAGTTCCCAGAGAAAGACGAGTCGATGGGTGAAATTTTAATTAGCTGGATTGGTCCAAAATACGATGATAGCTTGACGTACGAAGCTTTGGAGATGTTGGGATACTACTTCACAGAAAATGCCAATAGTTTGTTTAATAAGAAttttattgaagttgaaaatccGTTGGCTAATGAGGTTTACCATAGTTATGATAATTATTGGAACACGGGAATCAATTATGTTTTCAGCGGAGTTCCTTCTAATCGTttgaaagaacttgatgagaAAGTCAAAAAACTCATAAAAGAGCAAGCCAAACCggaaaacttcaagttggacttCATGAAACAGATCATTAGACAACAGAGATTGAGTTTGATATTCGATTGCGAAAAGAAGCCAACTCACTTTCAGACTTGTGCAGTTCTAGACTTTTTATACAGCCCCGTTAAAAGTgaaaatttgaagaaatgggcCAACTGTACAGATGAGTATGATACATTACTCACATGGAAGGCTGAACAATGGTGCCAgattattgaagaatatttggtgaagaacCATTCTGCTACTCTTTTGGGTAAACCATCTGCTGAATTGAATAAGAGAATCAAATTGGAGAATaagaaaaccaaagaagatagAATAGCCAAGTACGGAGAAGAGGGATTAAAGCAGTTGGAAGAGAAATTAGACAAGGCAAAGACGAAGAATGACCAGCCAATTCCCGaagagttgttggtgaaattTGGAAAGCCAGATCCATCaaaaatcaacttcataGAAACCAAGTCGTATAAGCAGGGTCAAAATGATCTAGTTGCTGGATATGAGACTTCTGGTTCATTTCAAGATAAACTTGATGCTGATAAACTCGAAGAGAATCCACTTTTCTTTcactttgaagactttaaGTCCCAATTCATAACCATTCACTTGGTGATGTCCACCAAGGATGTTGACAAGGAGCTATTAAGGTACTTGTCGATAATGGAGGAGATTTTCAACATGGCTATCACCTTACCAGATGGTACGTATATTCCTTACGAAAAGGTCATCAACACATTAAATgatgacttgattgaatttgaattgGATAATGGTTTTGATGGTCAGTTTTTAGAATTCATTCACATTAAGGTCAAATGTGAATTCACCAAGTACAAAGCTGCAGTTGACTGGATGTACAAGATCATGACCATGAATACCATTGAGAAAGATAGGATCAAGGTTATTGTCGAGAAGATAATCAATGCTTTGCCAGAAAAAAAGAGAAGTGGCGAACTCATGATGTACTCTAAGCAATTTAGGACGTTGTTCACCAATGACTCTACTAGAAGAGCTCAAGACCCTATTTACAATGAGGAATTCTACAAGCAATTACTCGACGATATTGAGAATGATAAATTTGATAAGATCAAGCAAGATTTGTCCGCTTTCAAGAAACAGTTGTTTACCCTCAATAACTTCAAAGTGTTTGTTAATGGAGGATGTGAGCAAATAGTGAACCCCGTTTCATCTTGGCTAGACTTTATTAAAGCGTTTGAGCCCACTAATGAACTCATTCCTATAAAATCGTTGCCCAGATCGCACCAGTTTCGAAGTGAAATTGGATTGAGATGCTCGAAAAATGTATATGCTGTTACCATTGCTGCAATAGAGTCCAGTAATCTTGTAACATTGACCAAGATTCCTGTGGATTACTTGGAAGAtgacatcttcaagataGCCTTGGCCAGTGAATACTTGAATGCAGTGGAAGGGCCCTTATGGAGAGGCCTCAGAGGGACTGGACTTTGCTATGGAACTAGCGTTTCTAGGAACATAGAAACAGGATATTTGAATTACTCGATTTACAGTTCCACTGACGTCGAACAAGCCTGGAGCACAAGTAAAAAAATTATTTCCCACTACGGCAACGGAACCAGTAAGTTTGAGAAGCTGAAAGTTGAAGACAGTATTTCTGCCATTATGAACGGTCTTGCAAACGGCCAatccaacttgtttgatgCCTCGATGGTCAAAGTGGCAGACAATGTGTTCAGAAATAGAGGGCCCAACTATAGAGCCAAGTTGGTTGCTAAGTTGAAGACCAttactgaagaagagttggtgaGTGTGATGAATaagtacttcaagaagttgtttgaacCTGAACATTCGATAGTCTTTACCAGTATTCCAAGTTCTAAAGgtgaacaagttcaactgtttttccaaaaagaaggGTATGAAGTAGAGATCGAGGAAGTCAGCaatgaagatttggaaCTAGAGtccgaagaagaagaaacagagTCCGAAGGTAGTTCAGACGAATCTGACA AAAACAAACTCGATCTTAACTTCTCTATGACTATCAAAATAACACCACTGTACAAGGAAATATCTGACAGGAAGGTCAAAGCTAGAGATGCcaaattcatcaaagaatGGCTTGCCCCCGAGTCTATACTTCCAGACAGTTCGGTCAAGGACGTTACCAAGTGGATCAAAGAAAGTGGATGTTTGAACgacttggaattggaaatCACGGAAGCGGACGCTCCTACCATTATTGAAAACATAAAGACAAAGAAATGGAGGGCGGTTCAAGTAGCTGAAGCATTTGGCAAGAGAGCTACTCTTGCTCATCAGTTAACCAACTGTTTGACAGAGatattctttgaagaaggattGCAAACTGCCAAAGAGTTGGACGAATATCAAGATAAGACCGGTAAGACAAAGGGTCCTTTGCATGGATTACCAGTCTCTTTAAAGGATAACATCAATGTTAAAGGACATGCAACCACTATTGGGATGGTCAAATACTGTTTTGAACCTGAGATCATGGACACCGATTCAGTAATTGTTACTTTGTTAAGAAACTTGGGTGCTGTGTTATACGTTAAAACAAATGTTCCAGTGGCCATGATGATGCCAGAAACAACAAACCATATTTGGGGCAACACCACTAACCCCATGAACCGGTTACTTAGTGCTGGTGGTTCATCAGGAGGTGAAGCTGCTTTGTTGAAACTTAAAGGTTCTCCCATAGGCATTGGATCTGACATTGGTGGAAGTATCAGAATTCCTGCTTCTTTCCAGAATCTTTATGCGTTAAGACCTTCTTTTGGTAGATTTCCCACCTATGGAGCAAGATCTGGACTCCCAGGATTGGAGTCAGTAAACTCAGTTAATGGTCCATTGTCCATATCTTTAGAGTCTATGGAAACATACTGTAAAGCCATAATTGGCCAAGAACCTTGGAACCATGATGCCAAGGTGATTCAAATGCCTTGGAGAACCGTTGAATTGCCAGAAAAATTGAACATCGCTGTGgtggttgatgatggaTGGGTCCGTCCTGTTCCACCAGTTAGGAGAGGTATGAACATTGTCAttaacaagttgaaagaagctGGCCATGAAGTTATTGACTGGGATCCTGAAGATCATCTCCGAGCTTCCCAGATCATTAGTGGATTTTTCTTGAGCGATGGGGGTGTTCACATTAAAGAAGTAACTGAGCCTACTGGTGAACCATTTTTCGAGTATATGAAGGGATATGAAACGGCTACCGAACTACCTGTTTCTGAATTGTGGAAACTTCAAGCTGAAAGGACTACCCtaatgaagaagtttttaGACAGATGGAATGCCACTGCTTCCCAAACAAGTAATAATAAACCCATTGATGCCATTATAATGCCTGCCACTCCTTTTGCAGGAAGTCCCAACGCCAAATTCAGAGATTATGTGGGATACACCTCGCCTTTCAATATGACTGACTATGCAGTTGGAATTTTGCCAGTTACTCGAGCTGTCAAAGATTTAGACCTAAAGGATCCTGAATCCACCAACCACAGTAAGACTGACACCACCATTTGGGAAGATTACGATCCTGAAGAAGTCCACGGTGGAGCAGTTGCAGTGCAAGTTATCGGtagaagatttgaagaggaaaagGTGATTgagatgttgaaggtgatttccaagttgcTCGATCACTCGGATATTTAG
- a CDS encoding uncharacterized protein (EggNog:ENOG503NUF0; COG:G), whose amino-acid sequence MPSILHKAKVLLWGETPKDPKEARLLLKMDWFILSFACLLYWVNYLDRLNLSNAYVSGMKEEIGLVGNQFNVINTMFTVGYVVGLIPHNLILLRVRPSIWLSVCGFCWGVLVLGMYKVEHFYQLCVIRFFQAFFESSTFTGVHLILSQWYKEEELTKRTAVFTSSGLIGNIFSSTMQASIHTTLNGRNGLSGWRWLFIIDFIITVPIVTYGFFFFPDTPATAKAIYFTEEELEIARRRMPPAKTDVFNWSIVRRVVGSWKWYLFSLLFVFAGENESYSTNSLFSLYLTYFGYSVDARNHYPMGMYAMGVFFTFGFALYVDGTGARYHWHVAVATAVIMIISTIMMLAAPDKSSVMFAAHYLSGCSYAGQASYFAWANVVCANDLQERAVVLASMNMFSNAVNAWWSILFYSADTAPHFTKGCYAMIATVVASVVVAGLIRVFQLRDERIERSPADDEKSEHSIGKDGVVTQAQEVESGSVEESK is encoded by the coding sequence ATGCCTTCTATTCTTCATAAAGCCAAAGTTTTATTGTGGGGAGAAACTCCCAAAGATCCCAAAGAGGCCCGTCTCTTATTAAAAATGGATTGGTTCATCCTTTCGTTTGCGTGTTTGCTTTATTGGGTCAATTACTTGGATCGATTGAACTTGAGTAACGCATATGTGTCAGGAATGAAGGAGGAAATTGGATTGGTGGGAAACCAATTCAATGTGATCAATACGATGTTCACGGTTGGGTACGTGGTGGGGTTGATCCCACACAATTTAATATTATTAAGAGTACGTCCTAGTATTTGGTTAAGTGTCTGCGGATTCTGTTGGGGTGTGTTAGTATTGGGAATGTACAAAGTTGAGCACTTTTACCAGCTTTGTGTGATCAGATTCTTCCAAGCATTCTTTGAAAGTTCAACCTTTACCGGAGTTCATCTCATTTTGTCCCAATGGTACAAAGAGGAAGAATTGACCAAACGAACGGCGGTATTCACATCATCGGGGCTTATTGGCAACATCTTTTCATCCACCATGCAAGCCTCCATTCACACCACTTTGAATGGTAGAAATGGGTTACTGGGATGGAGATGGTTGTTCATCATCGATTTTATCATTACGGTTCCAATTGTCACGTatggattcttctttttcccTGACACCCCAGCCACTGCCAAAGCCATCTACTTCAcggaagaagaactcgaaATTGCCCGGCGTCGGATGCCTCCCGCCAAAACAGATGTGTTCAACTGGTCCATTGTGCGGAGGGTGGTGGGGAGCTGGAAATGGTACTTGTTCTCGCTCTTATTTGTGTTTGCTGGAGAAAATGAAAGTTACTCAACCAACTCGTTGTTTTCGCTCTACCTCACGTATTTCGGATATTCAGTCGATGCCAGAAACCACTACCCAATGGGAATGTATGCCATGGGGGTGTTTTTCACGTTTGGGTTCGCCTTATACGTGGATGGGACCGGGGCCCGTTATCACTGGCATGTGGCGGTAGCTACGGCGGTGATTATGATAATTCTGACCATCATGATGTTAGCCGCACCTGACAAAAGTAGTGTGATGTTCGCGGCCCACTATCTTCTGGGATGCAGTTATGCCGGGCAAGCGTCCTACTTTGCGTGGGCTAACGTGGTCTGTGCCAATGACCTCCAGGAGAGAGCGGTTGTTTTAGCATCGATGAATATGTTCTCCAATGCGGTTAATGCTTGGTGGTCAATTTTGTTCTACAGTGCGGACACGGCGCCGCACTTCACCAAAGGGTGCTACGCGATGATTGCCACCGTGGTGGCCAGTGTAGTGGTGGCGGGGTTAATTCGGGTTTTCCAGCTTCGTGATGAACGCATTGAGCGTCTGCCggctgatgatgaaaagcTGGAGCACCTGATCGGCAAGGATGGGGTGGTGACGCAAGCGCAAGAAGTCGAATCGGGTTCGGTGGAGGAGAGTAAGTAG
- a CDS encoding uncharacterized protein (EggNog:ENOG503Q5EX; COG:S; CAZy:GT71) — MGVLKVLQDLNGSRYQVFLVVATLIILLNVSYLYVIEAQPDKSFPSISSNLRPQTDMTSEKYINVLDNPEVKASKTDVIKKAIAQIKAENEDRIIKVLEKEVRSKNEASILTKVKLTLKRQMIRKMFRQDVMSGRLMDDMKQKYLSDNEHLMKSFITKDLIQGLKQKEEFKKFDDPALKQLAKLLEEQLADRAKNTVFFQYILEELIGAHDPKVKIELHQISENIIPTYINNPDAKNSITLKDLSRLKLKDQQIESLQQSHDRLVRLLTTLEVPKESVFSGDGIVINTGDIGIGSVLVLVSQLRNTGSVLPIEVVMNTWKSADKKICDEILPQFNAKCIFIDRAIPKMSKSLPQKLEKFQYKVIGLFISSFERAIVLDSDNLPIDNVDTLLYCQEFLKTGFLLWPDIWFKSTSPEYYNIARFEVGEPVRRDGLSNNKGFAQYVSSGKKHSNVAFHDLDGLPSAGTAETGQLVVNKRKHIRSLILTLYYNIYGPNCYYTLFYQGGAGIGDKDTFVPALHVFNEPYSMVDKSTDLLGFKSGVNMDGEFVDTTLIQYAPTSAKYHLIEWKKWLKTKDLDTRLSPFQDNDYTRNLYKQFMTHCKKLIEVEEELDDSSIKLKPLFLHIHRPKINPLENYNSLGIRDKRILGKKEEYVPKLGEDSDWELHFHSLSKWIACDLLKDSQIFATFELDQAAVCDGISKHVDYLKATSWFHPSEFVGDVVTLNSPQDDQTLPAKVETEDEDV, encoded by the coding sequence ATGGGAGTCCTTAAAGTCTTACAAGATCTCAATGGATCACGGTACCAAGTATTCCTCGTGGTTGCTACACTAATCATCCTATTGAATGTCAGCTATTTGTACGTGATAGAGGCTCAGCCAGATAAATCTTTTCCatcgatttcttccaatcttCGGCCACAGACTGACATGACCTCTGAGAAGTACATTAACGTTCTCGACAATCCAGAAGTCAAAGCAAGCAAAACCGATGTAATAAAAAAGGCCATAGCCCAGATTAAAGcagaaaatgaagatcGAATCATCAAGGTATTGGAAAAAGAGGTTCGTAGTAAAAATGAAGCCAGTATTTTGACAAAGGTCAAACTCACATTGAAGCGCCAGATGATCCGGAAAATGTTCAGACAAGACGTGATGTCAGGTCGGTTGATGGACGACATGAAACAAAAGTATTTATCTGACAATGAGCATTTGATGAAATCctttatcaccaaggaCCTCATACAGGGGttgaaacaaaaagaagaatttaAAAAGTTTGATGATCCTGCTTTGAAACAGTTGGCAAAGCTACTAGAGGAACAATTAGCTGACAGAGCAAAGAACACAGTATTTTTCCAGTACATTCTTGAAGAGCTCATAGGGGCTCACGACCCCAAAGTAAAAATCGAACTTCACCAGATACTGGAGAATATAATACCTACTTATATCAATAATCCAGATGCAAAAAACCTGATCACATTGAAGGATTTAAGCAGATTAAAATTGAAAGACCAACAGATTGAAAGCTTGCAACAGAGCCACGATCGTCTTGTGAGACTCTTAACCACCTTAGAAGTTCCAAAGGAGCTGGTTTTTTCAGGCGATGGTATAGTGATAAACACTGGAGatattggaattggatcGGTGTTGGTGTTAGTACTGCAACTTCGTAACACCGGTTCAGTATTACCGATTGAAGTGGTTATGAATACATGGAAATCAGCTGATAAAAAGATCTGTGACGAAATTCTTCCTCAGTTCAACGCAAAGTGTATTTTCATAGATAGGGCTATTCCTAAAATGTCCAAGTCGCTTCCCcagaagttggaaaagttcCAGTATAAAGTGATCGGGTTGtttatttcttcttttgaaagagCCATTGTTTTGGACTCAGATAATTTACCGATTGACAATGTTGATACTCTTCTCTATTGCCAGGAATTCTTAAAGACGGGTTTTTTGCTTTGGCCCGATATTTGGTTCAAGTCAACCTCTCCAGAGTACTATAATATTGCCAGGTTTGAGGTTGGTGAACCCGTAAGAAGAGATGGTTTATCAAATAATAAGGGCTTTGCTCAATATGTTTCATCCGGGAAGAAGCATCTGAATGTTGCTTTCCATGATTTAGATGGCTTACCGAGTGCAGGAACAGCTGAAACTGGGCAATTGGTTGTAAACAAACGGAAACATATTAGgtcattgattttgaccCTATACTATAACATTTATGGTCCAAACTGCTACTATACTCTTTTTTATCAAGGTGGTGCTGGAATTGGCGACAAGGATACATTTGTACCAGCTCTTCATGTGTTCAATGAACCATATAGTATGGTTGACAAAAGCACTGACCTTTTGGGTTTCAAATCAGGGGTTAATATGGATGgagagtttgtggatacTACTTTGATTCAGTATGCACCTACTTCTGCCAAATATCATCTCATAGAGTGGAAGAAATGGCTCAAGACCAAGGATCTCGATACCCGACTTAGTCCATTCCAAGACAATGATTATACCAGAAACTTATACAAGCAGTTTATGACCCACTGTAAAAAGCTTATTgaagtcgaagaagagttAGATGACAGCTCAATAAAATTGAAGCCTTTGTTTTTGCACATCCATAGACCTAAGATTAACCCATTGGAGAATTATAACAGCTTGGGGATCCGAGACAAAAGGATCTTAGGAAAAAAGGAAGAGTATGTACCCAAGCTTGGGGAAGACTCTGACTGGGAGTTACATTTTCATTCATTATCCAAATGGATAGCATGCGATCTCCTCAAGGATTCTCAAATCTTTGCTACTTTTGAACTAGATCAAGCGGCTGTGTGCGATGGTATTTCCAAGCATGTGGACTATTTGAAGGCCACTTCATGGTTCCACCCGTCCGAATTTGTGGGAGATGTGGTAACCTTAAACAGTCCTCAGGATGATCAGACTTTACCAGCCAAAGTTGAGAcagaagacgaagatgtTTAA